A window from Rhizosphaericola mali encodes these proteins:
- a CDS encoding ABC transporter permease, which translates to MFKNYIQIAFRNLIRNKQYALLNIIGLSFGLAVVLIIALWTWDAFQFNKDFEKYSTIGQVMVTGTYSGDKQTDPICSPPFASTLRTQYGNYFQNVALATHPSMNVLANKQIKIEGNGVFAEKDFIKIFQPKMLNGNSVIGEKDILIAASLAKSLFGMDDPIGKPITLNGKDILSVAGVFENFSTQTSFYNNILYIAPIDIFYSSLPYDKERLLQMWNLNYFSLFVRTNPTNTFDQISAKIKDIAAPHETDIKPEVFIYPMSRWYLHNEFKNGKNTGGLIDTVRLFIAIGIGVLLLAITNFVNLATAQNASRSIEVGVRKAIGAGRSSLVYQFLVESFLFVLISGMIALILALAGLPIFRKLTASSLVLDFPILQFIGLYLLVLLLVGMLGGLYPAFYLSSFQPAKVLKGQLSIDRKNYLRKSLIVCQFFIATVLIFMTILVWRQINYVKDRPLGYDTNRLVYFNTKDTSLVKHFSAYRTALLSSNSVENVAIATAPVFQVRVGRGGFNWDGGRDNSNAIFGTTDVSPDFANTVGWQFVKGRNFGVNHPSDSAAIILNVAAANYIGKEAQIGHRIRFQDVDYTIIGIVKNPMMNSPFGKIEPSVFFLDKGEGTYITMRLKYGPSTTSVLQQITKITKDYSSGAPNLLFVDTSYQQAFIEIERNAKFISIFSILAIFIAVLGLFGLSSYAVEQKRKEIGIRKVLGASVFVLWNQFVKEFLWLIVFSLIVSIPISIILIRDWLAPFDYRTSITPSMFIVGVFIAIAIAVLAISSKVLTAVKVNPVNNLRSE; encoded by the coding sequence ATGTTTAAAAATTACATCCAAATAGCTTTTCGAAATCTTATTCGTAACAAGCAATATGCGTTACTCAATATTATCGGTTTGTCGTTTGGTTTGGCTGTAGTATTGATTATTGCATTGTGGACTTGGGATGCGTTTCAGTTTAATAAGGATTTCGAAAAATATAGTACAATTGGTCAAGTAATGGTGACCGGAACTTATAGTGGAGATAAACAAACGGATCCGATCTGTTCGCCTCCGTTTGCAAGTACATTAAGGACTCAGTATGGCAACTATTTCCAAAATGTAGCATTGGCGACACATCCATCAATGAATGTTTTAGCAAATAAACAAATAAAGATCGAAGGAAATGGTGTATTTGCAGAGAAGGATTTCATAAAGATCTTTCAACCGAAAATGTTAAATGGTAATTCCGTAATAGGTGAGAAGGATATTCTGATTGCGGCTTCTTTAGCCAAAAGTCTATTCGGGATGGATGATCCAATTGGTAAACCAATAACCTTGAATGGAAAAGATATTTTGTCTGTAGCTGGCGTTTTTGAAAATTTTTCTACGCAAACTTCTTTTTATAATAATATACTATATATCGCACCGATTGATATTTTTTATAGTTCTTTACCATATGATAAAGAAAGGTTGTTACAAATGTGGAACCTTAATTATTTTTCCTTGTTCGTACGAACGAATCCCACCAATACATTTGACCAAATATCAGCTAAGATTAAGGATATTGCGGCACCACACGAAACGGACATAAAACCTGAAGTATTTATCTACCCGATGTCTCGCTGGTATTTGCATAATGAATTTAAAAATGGTAAAAATACAGGTGGTCTGATAGATACGGTACGATTGTTTATCGCCATAGGTATTGGCGTTTTACTTTTAGCAATAACCAATTTTGTAAATCTAGCAACTGCACAAAATGCGAGTCGATCGATAGAAGTTGGTGTTAGAAAAGCAATAGGCGCTGGACGTTCCTCTTTGGTTTATCAGTTTTTAGTAGAGTCTTTTTTGTTTGTTCTTATCTCTGGAATGATTGCATTAATATTGGCTCTCGCAGGATTACCTATTTTCAGAAAACTTACTGCAAGTAGTTTGGTATTAGATTTTCCAATCCTTCAATTCATAGGATTGTATTTGTTGGTTTTATTGCTTGTTGGTATGTTAGGCGGTTTGTATCCGGCTTTTTATTTGTCTTCTTTTCAACCTGCTAAAGTTTTAAAAGGACAACTATCAATTGATAGAAAAAATTATTTAAGAAAATCCTTGATTGTCTGTCAATTTTTTATTGCCACTGTTTTGATTTTTATGACGATTCTAGTTTGGCGTCAGATCAACTATGTAAAAGACCGACCGTTAGGTTACGATACCAATAGGTTAGTATATTTCAATACAAAAGATACTTCTTTAGTAAAACATTTTTCTGCTTATAGAACTGCATTATTGAGTAGTAACAGTGTGGAAAATGTTGCGATTGCGACTGCGCCAGTATTTCAAGTACGAGTTGGACGTGGTGGATTTAATTGGGATGGTGGACGTGATAATTCTAATGCTATTTTTGGTACAACGGATGTTTCGCCAGATTTTGCTAATACTGTTGGGTGGCAATTTGTCAAGGGACGTAATTTTGGTGTAAATCATCCGAGTGATAGTGCTGCTATTATTCTAAATGTTGCCGCGGCTAATTATATTGGAAAAGAGGCGCAGATAGGTCATCGTATTCGTTTTCAGGACGTGGATTACACAATTATAGGTATCGTCAAAAATCCCATGATGAATAGTCCTTTCGGAAAAATAGAACCTAGTGTTTTCTTTTTGGATAAAGGGGAGGGTACGTATATTACGATGCGGTTGAAATATGGTCCGTCGACGACTTCTGTATTGCAACAGATAACTAAGATTACCAAAGATTATAGTTCGGGTGCACCCAATTTGTTATTTGTCGATACCTCGTACCAACAAGCATTTATAGAGATTGAACGCAATGCTAAATTTATCAGTATATTTTCTATTTTGGCTATATTTATTGCCGTACTTGGATTGTTTGGTTTGTCTTCTTACGCAGTCGAACAAAAACGTAAAGAAATCGGTATCCGAAAAGTGCTAGGTGCCTCAGTTTTCGTATTATGGAATCAATTTGTAAAAGAATTTTTATGGTTGATTGTTTTCTCACTCATAGTTTCAATTCCGATTTCGATCATTTTGATACGAGATTGGTTGGCTCCATTTGATTATCGAACAAGTATTACTCCCAGTATGTTTATAGTAGGTGTTTTCATTGCGATTGCCATTGCTGTTTTGGCTATCAGTTCGAAAGTGTTGACTGCTGTAAAGGTAAATCCTGTAAACAATCTACGATCTGAATAA
- a CDS encoding ABC transporter permease, with protein sequence MFKNYIQIAFRSFQRDKVFSFINIIGLTVALTTCLFLLTIVLNDLSFDRSWKKSDNIYRVNTINKMGEGMYNKMDVSFVGLENEFQKYPEVSSVSRIITSKRQLKLSENTSDAINVNVLDADTTMWHLLNFQVLEGNPKKFLIDDNMPNVIISKKFKDTYFPNQNVIGKIIYGVDAYEDKDHPRIITGVVDNSPQNSIFHADIIQINLPYNGVLQNNQSGTFVQHFVLLHAGSNPLTFTNKFNLWYRNFVKVKNPYQIELQPLKDIYLHSEFSNSNTPKGSYQSIVIFSLIAGLILVIAAVNYINLGMAKATKRLKEMGVRRILGAQKRQIAYVFITESLLYFSVSLLLAFIIYVMSLPYLGNLMGRSMQITFFSQWYLFASAIFIIFIISILIGAYPAWALSKINYSIIKNDRVISGKFSLQTFVSKSLVIVQFSLSILVLISLIVIWKQSSFLKNKSLGFDKNNLLAIDFTSFGNHADALKNQLLQNPNVESVALTSWLPSYGAGFMSNEVADPNNPQNNITINYIKGDIDLAKTLGLKLQKGRLLSRDYSMDIVAYDSLMGMDSAGYMQKSRQQSSLITGYTANKLDITQLGKSLTKLGTTPVGIVGDINNESLKKTMQPLFIIADRDIKVGGLLIRVKPGHQRNAEKYIHSVWLHFFPNKPIEIREVSNLLDAQYKVESTLQKVFIYFSILSIVLATMGVFGLVVQSLVQRTKEIGIRKVLGGSNLSIVKLFSFEYLKLLIIAIMLASPIGYVLLKNWLNNYAYRIHLEWWIFASAGLLIILVAVSTVAVQTWKSAITNPVNSLRSE encoded by the coding sequence ATGTTTAAAAATTACATCCAAATTGCTTTTCGTAGTTTTCAACGAGATAAGGTTTTTTCCTTCATTAATATTATTGGTCTGACTGTGGCATTAACGACTTGTTTGTTTTTATTAACTATAGTGTTAAATGATCTTTCATTTGATCGCAGTTGGAAAAAATCGGATAATATTTATAGGGTGAATACTATAAATAAAATGGGAGAAGGAATGTATAACAAAATGGACGTTTCTTTCGTAGGTTTGGAGAACGAATTTCAAAAATATCCTGAGGTGAGTAGTGTATCAAGGATCATTACTTCAAAGCGTCAATTAAAATTATCAGAAAATACAAGTGATGCGATCAATGTCAATGTATTAGACGCTGATACCACGATGTGGCATTTATTAAATTTTCAAGTGCTTGAAGGTAATCCAAAGAAATTTTTGATTGACGACAATATGCCAAATGTGATTATCTCTAAAAAGTTTAAAGATACCTATTTTCCAAATCAGAATGTTATTGGAAAAATTATATATGGTGTAGATGCATATGAGGATAAAGATCATCCAAGAATTATAACAGGCGTAGTTGATAATTCGCCACAAAATAGTATTTTTCATGCAGATATTATACAAATAAATTTACCCTATAATGGTGTGTTGCAAAATAATCAGTCGGGTACTTTCGTTCAGCACTTTGTCTTATTACACGCAGGAAGTAATCCTCTGACATTTACAAATAAATTTAATTTATGGTACCGCAATTTTGTTAAGGTTAAAAATCCATATCAAATAGAATTGCAGCCACTTAAAGATATTTATTTACATTCTGAATTCTCCAATTCCAATACACCTAAAGGCAGTTATCAAAGTATTGTAATTTTTTCATTAATTGCGGGACTAATATTAGTCATTGCTGCTGTCAACTATATAAACCTCGGAATGGCTAAAGCCACTAAAAGACTAAAAGAAATGGGCGTGCGCCGGATATTAGGTGCTCAAAAAAGACAAATCGCATATGTTTTCATTACAGAATCACTATTATATTTTTCAGTATCCTTATTGCTAGCCTTTATAATATATGTAATGTCTTTACCTTATTTAGGAAATTTGATGGGGCGGTCGATGCAGATTACATTTTTTTCTCAATGGTATCTATTTGCAAGTGCAATTTTTATAATATTTATAATTAGTATTTTAATAGGTGCATATCCAGCTTGGGCTTTATCCAAAATTAATTATTCAATTATAAAGAATGATAGGGTGATTTCTGGCAAATTTTCGCTACAGACATTTGTAAGTAAAAGCTTAGTTATTGTTCAGTTTTCATTATCGATATTAGTTCTAATTTCCTTGATTGTGATATGGAAACAATCCAGTTTTTTGAAAAATAAATCCTTAGGGTTTGATAAAAATAATCTACTAGCCATAGACTTTACATCCTTTGGTAATCATGCAGATGCACTTAAAAATCAACTATTGCAGAATCCTAACGTTGAAAGTGTTGCCTTAACATCTTGGTTGCCTTCTTATGGCGCAGGTTTTATGTCAAATGAAGTGGCGGATCCCAATAATCCTCAAAATAATATCACAATAAATTATATCAAAGGTGATATAGATCTAGCCAAGACATTAGGATTGAAACTACAAAAAGGCAGGTTGTTAAGTCGGGATTATTCTATGGATATAGTTGCCTATGACTCCTTAATGGGTATGGATTCTGCGGGATATATGCAAAAGAGTCGTCAACAATCCTCCCTCATTACTGGGTATACTGCAAATAAATTAGATATAACTCAGTTAGGAAAATCACTTACAAAATTAGGCACAACTCCAGTCGGAATTGTAGGAGATATAAATAACGAATCTCTGAAAAAAACAATGCAACCACTTTTTATTATTGCAGACCGAGATATAAAAGTCGGAGGTTTATTAATACGTGTAAAACCGGGCCATCAACGGAACGCAGAAAAATATATTCATTCTGTTTGGCTTCATTTTTTCCCCAATAAACCTATAGAGATTAGAGAAGTAAGTAATTTATTAGACGCACAGTATAAGGTAGAGAGTACACTACAAAAAGTATTTATTTACTTTAGTATTTTGAGTATAGTATTAGCAACTATGGGAGTTTTTGGTTTGGTGGTGCAATCATTAGTGCAACGAACTAAAGAAATCGGTATTAGAAAGGTATTGGGTGGCTCGAATTTATCTATTGTGAAGTTGTTTTCATTTGAATATTTAAAATTGTTGATAATTGCAATAATGCTTGCATCTCCAATTGGGTATGTATTATTGAAGAATTGGTTAAATAATTATGCCTATAGGATTCATTTGGAATGGTGGATATTTGCTTCGGCTGGTCTTTTGATAATATTAGTAGCTGTTAGTACTGTGGCTGTTCAAACATGGAAATCTGCTATCACCAATCCTGTAAACAGTCTTCGCTCAGAATAA